From Clostridiaceae bacterium:
AAGCCCGTAACTCCTCTGGTATTTCTTACAACGTACCAGGATTCGTCAGTCATTATCATTTTTATCAGAACATAACCTGGGAAGACTTTCCTTAAAGTTGCCTTCTTTTTTCCCTCTTTGATTTCTATCTGCTCTTCCATAGGTACAACAATATCCAGAACATAATCCTGCATATTACGGTTTTCAATTATCTTTTCCAGGTTAGCTTTTACTTTATTTTCATAACCGGAGTAGGTATGAACTACATACCACTTGGCTTCTTCTGGGGCATCATTAACAAGCATCAGCTTAAATGTCCTCCTTTTACATTTCAAGTAGCAATCCAAGTACAAAGGAAAGCAATACATCAGATATCCAAATGATTATACCTACACCTAAGCAAACTAACAGTACTGTAATGGTACTTTTGGTCAACTGTTCTCTTGTGGGCCATATAACTTTTTTTAATTCAGCTTTTATTTCCTTAAAGAACTTAACAATCCTTTTTCTTATATCGGTAAGT
This genomic window contains:
- the nusG gene encoding transcription termination/antitermination protein NusG; translation: MLVNDAPEEAKWYVVHTYSGYENKVKANLEKIIENRNMQDYVLDIVVPMEEQIEIKEGKKKATLRKVFPGYVLIKMIMTDESWYVVRNTRGVTGFVGPGSKPVPLTDEEVKAMGVEEFAPIVDYEVGDSVRVISGPLENFIGVVEEISFEKKKVRVLVSMFGRETPVEMELSQIQKL
- the secE gene encoding preprotein translocase subunit SecE, whose translation is MAENAKTSKLTDIRKRIVKFFKEIKAELKKVIWPTREQLTKSTITVLLVCLGVGIIIWISDVLLSFVLGLLLEM